One Falsihalocynthiibacter arcticus DNA segment encodes these proteins:
- a CDS encoding DUF1254 domain-containing protein has product MKHLRLLYLAAAVASVSLPLMASADAITVNVDNFDRAQTDMEFEGIIKMSGSINTLHHNRTPTPVDKQNVIRMNRDTLYSLGVVDISKGATVTLPDTGKRYMSMMVINNDGYVNEVFYGGGAHKLTVDKFDTPVVGLVIRTLANPEDKADLAEAHALQDKIEITAGSDSAFSMPDYDQTSYKATLEPILDLAKGLGRYIDTFGSKEEVNPVHFMIGTASAWGGLPDKDAVYVNVQPDLPVGEYELTVKDVPVKGFWSISLYNAKGYFQENGLKAYSLNNLTAKPDSNGSFTIRFGGCGAGVENCLPIMDGWNYAVRMYEPEQSIQDGTWTFPGPPTPKAK; this is encoded by the coding sequence ATGAAGCATCTCAGACTTCTTTATCTGGCAGCCGCTGTTGCTTCCGTATCATTGCCACTGATGGCATCGGCTGACGCAATCACGGTAAACGTAGACAACTTTGATCGCGCTCAAACCGACATGGAATTTGAGGGCATCATCAAGATGTCCGGCAGTATCAACACGCTGCACCACAATCGGACGCCGACACCGGTCGACAAGCAGAACGTCATCCGGATGAACCGTGACACGCTTTATAGTCTCGGAGTGGTCGATATCTCCAAAGGCGCGACCGTCACATTGCCCGACACCGGCAAGCGTTACATGTCGATGATGGTCATCAATAACGATGGCTACGTCAACGAGGTGTTCTACGGCGGCGGCGCTCATAAACTAACCGTCGACAAGTTCGATACCCCCGTTGTCGGGCTCGTCATACGGACACTGGCAAACCCAGAGGATAAGGCCGATCTCGCCGAAGCCCACGCGCTTCAGGATAAGATCGAGATAACCGCCGGGTCCGATTCCGCTTTTTCCATGCCCGATTACGACCAGACGAGTTACAAGGCGACGCTTGAGCCAATTCTCGACCTAGCCAAGGGGCTCGGACGCTACATCGACACCTTCGGCTCGAAAGAAGAGGTCAATCCGGTTCACTTTATGATCGGAACAGCCTCGGCTTGGGGCGGCTTGCCGGACAAGGACGCAGTTTATGTGAACGTGCAGCCAGATTTGCCTGTCGGCGAGTACGAACTCACCGTCAAGGATGTGCCGGTCAAGGGATTCTGGTCAATCAGCCTTTATAACGCCAAGGGCTATTTCCAGGAAAATGGCCTCAAGGCCTACAGCCTGAACAACCTGACCGCTAAACCTGACAGCAACGGGTCCTTTACCATTCGTTTTGGCGGCTGCGGCGCTGGGGTAGAAAACTGCCTACCGATCATGGATGGATGGAACTATGCTGTTCGTATGTATGAACCCGAACAATCAATTCAGGACGGAACCTGGACTTTCCCCGGGCCGCCAACACCAAAAGCAAAATAG
- a CDS encoding tyrosine-type recombinase/integrase codes for MAKYLQKRRRRWYAVLEIPKDVRQKFGGSPRFVQSLETESLSVAETRVLRVVADWKDLISAARGDGGFVESDYVAKALVWRDGICNAQHSENEKFTIQSIIDDDLQAIALKKNPTAMVMSKIAYGETYPLDRDIEAWLASQEVQEKTRDMKRSDATRFATRFKFTDQVNRQSLLNWAHDLQIRDQLKPPTVRRIISHTRGYWDYLHILGHIHDRETVFDRVGPKKLTKSKSAKSERRQAFSSSDLPKLLLGALDKKDCQLAQLIWLGIWTGCRIEELCSLKVSDVEVEFFIVKDAKTQAGLRSVPIHPRLAPMIRHLCSNSSDGYLISGLSFNKYDDRSNAIGKRFGRLKSALGFDQRLVFHSLRKTFTTELENAGVPENVTADIVGHEKKTLTYGLYSKGNRIEVLQKAIRKITLEIDPSIDLLLVS; via the coding sequence ATGGCAAAATACCTTCAAAAACGTCGGCGTCGCTGGTATGCGGTTCTAGAAATACCCAAAGACGTTCGTCAAAAGTTTGGCGGCAGCCCTCGTTTTGTTCAGAGTCTCGAGACCGAAAGCCTGTCAGTGGCTGAGACCCGTGTGCTTCGCGTGGTTGCCGACTGGAAAGATCTAATCTCTGCAGCAAGGGGTGACGGAGGGTTTGTAGAGTCTGATTATGTCGCTAAAGCGTTAGTGTGGCGTGACGGTATATGTAATGCCCAGCACTCAGAGAACGAAAAGTTTACCATACAGTCAATTATTGACGACGACCTTCAAGCCATAGCGTTAAAAAAAAACCCAACCGCAATGGTGATGTCAAAGATAGCGTACGGAGAAACATATCCTCTGGACCGTGATATTGAGGCTTGGCTTGCGTCGCAGGAAGTTCAAGAAAAAACACGAGATATGAAGCGCTCCGATGCAACTCGCTTTGCGACTAGGTTCAAATTCACTGATCAAGTTAACCGCCAGTCACTTTTGAATTGGGCGCACGATTTGCAAATTAGAGATCAATTAAAGCCCCCTACAGTCAGGCGGATTATTTCTCATACTCGTGGGTATTGGGATTACCTACATATCTTAGGCCACATCCACGACAGGGAAACTGTTTTTGATAGGGTCGGCCCCAAGAAGCTCACAAAGTCAAAGTCGGCAAAAAGTGAGAGACGACAAGCTTTTTCTTCTTCAGATTTGCCAAAATTGTTGCTTGGAGCCTTGGACAAAAAAGATTGTCAACTTGCCCAGCTAATCTGGTTGGGGATTTGGACGGGATGCAGAATTGAGGAGCTTTGCAGCCTCAAAGTATCGGATGTTGAAGTCGAATTTTTTATAGTCAAAGATGCCAAGACACAGGCTGGGTTAAGGAGTGTTCCAATTCACCCAAGGCTTGCACCTATGATCCGTCATCTCTGCTCCAATAGTTCAGATGGCTATTTGATTTCGGGATTGTCATTCAATAAATACGATGACCGTTCTAATGCTATCGGTAAAAGGTTTGGACGGCTTAAGTCGGCGTTGGGATTTGACCAAAGGCTTGTGTTCCACAGTCTTCGCAAGACCTTCACCACGGAGCTTGAAAACGCAGGTGTACCAGAGAACGTTACCGCTGACATCGTAGGTCACGAGAAAAAGACCCTTACCTATGGATTGTACTCTAAGGGAAACAGGATCGAAGTCCTACAAAAAGCTATCCGCAAAATAACGCTAGAAATTGATCCGAGCATTGATCTGCTATTGGTTTCTTAG
- the istA gene encoding IS21 family transposase produces MYSVDIYNRVRRACLKDGMSTREAARYFNKDRKTIAKMLRHELPPGYRRSEAPRRPTLDDYVGVIDNILRTDKALIKKQRHTAKRIFERLRDEHGYAGSLTTVTYYVREQKRRTKEVFVPLSHRPGHAQVDFGETLGVIGGVECKIHFFVMSLPHSDAVFVKGYPAETTEAFCDGHVSAFAFFDGIPQSILYDNTKIAVARILGDRTRIRTRRFTELQSHYLFDDKFGRPARGNDKGNVEGMVGYTRRNFMVPAPRCDSFDDLNAHLEAKCLARQDDTLRGHTQTIGQRLVSDFDALMGLPVAEYEACDHVNTRATSISMVRYRSNDYSVPVAYAHHDVHVRGFVHEVIIGCGNEIVARHKRSYLSADMIFDPLHFLPLIEQKVGALDQAAPLQGWNLPDAFATLHRLLEARMGKPGKREYVQVLRLLETFEMDVVQGAIQHAIDLGAIGYDAVKHLVLCRIEKRPPRLDLDFYPYLPKANVGTTRPSSYMSLLGATA; encoded by the coding sequence ATGTATTCTGTGGATATTTATAATCGTGTGCGCCGTGCTTGTTTGAAGGACGGGATGTCTACTCGAGAAGCGGCGCGTTATTTCAACAAGGATCGCAAAACGATAGCCAAGATGTTGCGGCATGAGCTCCCTCCTGGTTATCGGCGTTCAGAAGCCCCGCGTCGCCCAACGCTTGATGATTATGTTGGTGTCATCGATAATATACTGCGTACAGATAAGGCCCTGATCAAAAAGCAGCGCCACACCGCCAAGCGTATTTTTGAGCGTTTGAGGGATGAACACGGGTACGCGGGAAGCTTGACGACAGTGACCTATTACGTTCGCGAACAAAAGCGACGCACTAAAGAGGTGTTTGTACCGTTGTCGCATCGGCCAGGCCACGCGCAGGTTGATTTTGGTGAGACACTTGGCGTGATTGGTGGCGTGGAATGCAAGATCCATTTTTTTGTAATGAGCTTACCGCATTCTGATGCGGTGTTCGTTAAGGGATACCCTGCCGAGACGACGGAAGCATTCTGCGACGGCCATGTGTCCGCCTTTGCGTTCTTTGATGGTATTCCGCAGTCCATTCTCTACGACAACACCAAGATCGCCGTTGCGCGGATACTCGGGGACAGAACGCGTATTCGCACACGTCGGTTCACTGAGCTGCAATCCCATTACCTGTTCGATGACAAGTTCGGGCGACCAGCGCGAGGAAACGATAAAGGCAACGTTGAGGGCATGGTTGGATATACGCGTCGCAACTTCATGGTCCCTGCGCCGCGTTGTGACAGCTTTGATGATTTGAACGCCCATCTGGAAGCGAAGTGTTTAGCACGTCAGGACGATACTTTGCGCGGCCACACCCAAACCATAGGTCAACGTTTGGTATCCGATTTTGATGCGCTGATGGGGTTGCCCGTGGCGGAATATGAAGCCTGCGACCATGTCAACACACGGGCCACTTCGATCTCGATGGTGCGCTATCGCAGCAATGACTACTCGGTGCCGGTGGCTTATGCACACCACGATGTTCATGTGCGTGGGTTTGTACATGAGGTTATCATCGGCTGCGGTAACGAGATCGTTGCACGGCACAAACGATCCTACCTATCCGCGGATATGATCTTTGACCCGCTCCACTTCCTGCCCTTGATTGAGCAGAAGGTGGGGGCTTTGGATCAGGCAGCCCCTTTGCAGGGCTGGAATCTACCGGATGCCTTCGCCACCCTGCACCGACTGCTCGAAGCCAGAATGGGCAAACCGGGCAAGCGAGAATACGTTCAAGTTCTGCGCCTTTTGGAAACATTCGAGATGGACGTTGTGCAAGGCGCAATCCAGCATGCCATTGATCTGGGCGCTATTGGCTATGATGCCGTAAAACACCTTGTGCTATGCCGTATTGAGAAGCGGCCACCGCGATTGGATTTGGACTTCTACCCGTATTTGCCTAAGGCCAATGTCGGCACGACACGCCCATCCAGTTACATGAGCCTGCTGGGAGCCACGGCATGA
- a CDS encoding DUF6538 domain-containing protein, which produces MKLILRNTTYYIRKRVPQRFSSVEPRQTVWVSLHTDSEKIAATKASAAWAEMIEAWEARLAGHSEDAERRFEAARELAQARGFRYLPAKQVSALPNEALLERVEAIRSVNGKPDKLDAGAFLGGASEPRLTVQRALDLYWSLTKDKTFGKSDDQLRRWRNPRLKAVRNFIDVVGDKVIPEITGDDMLDFRQWWIDRIEAEGLTPNSANKDLIHLSDILKTVNRMKRLGLVLPLSDLLLQEGEKRQRPPFSSDWITGRLLKAGALDGLNKEARCILLGMVNTGYRPSEGAGLGPAQIRLDTTVPHVSIEPNGRQLKSAYSRRIIPLAGVSLEAFRECPEGFPRYADNPSLSATVNKFLRENRLLETPGHSLYSLRHAFEDRMLAAGVDDRIRRDLFGHRLDRERYGRGASLEQLHQIVQSIAF; this is translated from the coding sequence ATGAAGCTGATCCTGCGCAACACCACCTATTATATCCGAAAACGCGTTCCGCAGCGCTTCTCGTCCGTGGAGCCTCGCCAAACAGTCTGGGTGAGCTTGCACACAGATTCAGAAAAAATTGCCGCGACAAAGGCTTCGGCCGCGTGGGCGGAGATGATCGAAGCTTGGGAAGCAAGGCTAGCGGGGCATTCGGAGGATGCCGAGCGGCGATTTGAGGCCGCGCGTGAACTCGCCCAAGCCCGAGGCTTTCGGTATCTTCCTGCCAAACAAGTATCTGCCTTGCCGAACGAGGCGCTGCTTGAGCGTGTGGAGGCGATCCGCAGTGTGAATGGGAAGCCCGACAAACTTGACGCTGGCGCGTTCCTCGGAGGCGCCTCAGAGCCTCGCCTGACCGTGCAGCGCGCCCTTGATCTGTATTGGTCGCTGACCAAAGATAAGACTTTCGGAAAATCAGATGACCAGCTCCGACGCTGGCGCAACCCGCGCCTTAAAGCTGTGCGAAATTTCATCGACGTTGTAGGTGACAAAGTAATTCCCGAGATTACCGGTGACGATATGCTCGATTTCCGCCAATGGTGGATAGATCGGATCGAGGCCGAGGGTCTTACGCCGAATTCCGCCAACAAAGATTTAATCCACCTATCGGATATTCTGAAAACCGTAAACCGGATGAAGCGGTTGGGCTTGGTGCTTCCTCTGAGTGATTTGTTGTTGCAAGAGGGTGAGAAACGCCAACGTCCACCATTTTCCAGCGACTGGATAACGGGGCGGCTCTTGAAGGCAGGAGCCTTGGATGGACTTAACAAAGAGGCACGTTGTATCTTACTTGGGATGGTGAATACCGGCTACCGCCCAAGTGAAGGTGCTGGGCTCGGACCAGCACAAATTCGGCTAGATACCACGGTTCCGCACGTCTCGATTGAACCCAATGGGCGGCAGCTCAAAAGCGCCTATTCGCGCCGCATTATTCCGCTGGCGGGCGTGAGTCTTGAGGCTTTTCGTGAATGCCCTGAGGGGTTCCCACGGTATGCGGACAATCCTTCGCTTTCAGCTACAGTAAATAAGTTCCTCCGCGAAAATAGGCTTTTAGAAACACCCGGTCATAGCCTTTACAGCTTGCGGCACGCATTCGAGGACCGAATGCTGGCGGCAGGCGTGGATGATAGGATTCGCCGCGATCTTTTCGGGCACAGACTTGACCGTGAACGCTATGGGCGTGGGGCGAGTCTCGAGCAACTACACCAAATTGTTCAAAGCATAGCATTCTGA
- a CDS encoding VOC family protein: MALITLDKTINIAFSVKDRHASAKWYKSMLGFETIYHADEAGWSELQTNTVGVTIGLGEHTKPTPGNCVPVFGIADLDAARQKLEQAKVKFDGETDVVEGMVKTATFYDPDGNALMLAEDLTGGS; the protein is encoded by the coding sequence ATGGCACTTATTACGTTGGATAAAACAATCAATATCGCGTTTTCCGTTAAAGACCGCCACGCAAGCGCGAAGTGGTATAAAAGTATGCTGGGGTTTGAGACGATCTATCATGCAGACGAAGCAGGCTGGTCAGAGCTCCAAACGAACACCGTTGGCGTAACAATTGGCCTTGGCGAGCATACCAAGCCTACACCTGGAAACTGTGTTCCTGTTTTTGGGATCGCCGATCTGGACGCTGCTCGGCAGAAGTTAGAGCAAGCTAAAGTGAAGTTTGACGGTGAGACAGACGTGGTGGAAGGCATGGTCAAGACTGCAACCTTTTATGATCCAGATGGTAACGCTCTCATGCTCGCCGAGGATTTAACGGGAGGATCGTGA
- a CDS encoding winged helix-turn-helix transcriptional regulator → MDIISFVNITSRAWALPILSSLYVGVAGRQAPLLAATGASRTAFAQSMDHLIEHGLLERNPGYGHPLRPEFRLTQLGKEAAAIADKIHRVSSEDDQSLLRKSWTLPVLTSLQTPSHFNDIKRNLHTITDRALSLSLKSMESRDWVHRSVDESARPPRSIYSAINTGGMISKITGSKISFIQQ, encoded by the coding sequence ATGGACATAATTTCGTTTGTCAACATTACTTCGAGGGCTTGGGCTTTGCCAATATTATCAAGCCTATACGTCGGTGTGGCAGGGCGTCAGGCGCCGTTGCTGGCAGCCACTGGCGCGAGCAGAACTGCATTCGCCCAAAGCATGGACCATCTCATCGAGCATGGATTACTGGAAAGAAATCCCGGTTATGGCCACCCGCTGCGACCAGAGTTTCGTCTTACGCAGCTTGGAAAAGAAGCGGCCGCAATTGCAGATAAAATTCATCGCGTATCTTCTGAAGATGATCAGAGCTTGCTTCGCAAGTCATGGACTTTGCCGGTGTTAACATCACTTCAAACACCGAGCCACTTCAACGACATCAAGCGAAACTTACACACGATCACTGATCGCGCTTTGTCACTGTCATTGAAATCTATGGAGAGTAGAGATTGGGTTCATCGTAGTGTTGACGAATCCGCTCGCCCGCCAAGATCAATTTACAGTGCTATAAATACTGGTGGAATGATTAGTAAGATCACTGGGTCGAAAATCAGCTTCATCCAACAATGA
- a CDS encoding DUF1254 domain-containing protein — protein sequence MLQPESLYLTGNTSTLYSLGYVDLKKEGPLVLELPPGMLGFVDDAWFRFVENLGAIGPDKGKGGKYLLLPPDHQGDVPEGYFVVKSDTYSNLVFLRGSVAKGLEPAVENIKSNLKVYPLAQAENPLKLSLSTSPARATIRLHQMISAFSKASTPWFRKSRSTQSARSHGAFWPQLAL from the coding sequence TTGCTGCAGCCGGAGTCCTTGTACCTGACAGGCAACACCTCGACGCTTTATTCTCTTGGCTATGTCGACCTGAAGAAGGAAGGCCCGCTTGTCTTGGAACTTCCGCCGGGTATGTTGGGATTTGTCGATGATGCTTGGTTCAGGTTCGTCGAAAACCTTGGTGCGATCGGGCCCGACAAAGGCAAAGGCGGAAAATATCTGCTCCTGCCCCCGGATCACCAAGGTGACGTGCCCGAGGGGTATTTCGTTGTCAAATCTGATACATATAGCAATCTGGTTTTTCTTCGTGGCTCTGTCGCGAAGGGGCTTGAACCCGCGGTCGAGAATATCAAGTCCAACCTCAAAGTGTATCCGCTGGCGCAAGCTGAAAACCCCCTGAAACTGAGTTTGTCAACTTCTCCGGCAAGAGCTACAATACGATTGCACCAAATGATTTCAGCTTTTTCGAAGGCCTCAACGCCGTGGTTCAGGAAGAGCCGATCGACGCAATCGGCCCGGAGTCACGGGGCCTTTTGGCCGCAATTGGCATTGTAA
- a CDS encoding tyrosine-type recombinase/integrase yields the protein MRKQPAKILGKAELCRLLKAVEDTRQPTRNRTIILLSFHAGLRACEISGLTWPMVLSPSGKLVESMELGMGITKGGKTRSIPTSIALRASLRCLHREDARPKSGPVICSERGGPMTPRSVVNWFRQIYDDLDMPGCSSHSGRRTFITTAARLLPKINGSLRDIQELAGHRSLSTTERYIQGDRMIQRQLVNLI from the coding sequence ATGCGAAAGCAACCTGCCAAGATTCTGGGGAAGGCGGAGCTATGCCGTCTTCTCAAAGCTGTCGAAGACACGCGGCAGCCCACTCGAAACCGAACGATAATACTTCTCAGCTTTCACGCGGGCCTTCGTGCCTGTGAAATTTCAGGCCTAACGTGGCCAATGGTCCTTAGCCCCTCAGGCAAGCTGGTCGAATCCATGGAACTCGGAATGGGCATCACGAAGGGTGGGAAAACGCGCTCCATTCCAACCTCAATCGCGTTACGCGCCTCTCTGCGATGCCTGCACCGAGAAGATGCACGCCCTAAAAGCGGACCTGTCATTTGTTCAGAGCGTGGAGGTCCGATGACGCCACGCTCTGTGGTGAACTGGTTTCGCCAGATCTATGATGACCTAGATATGCCCGGGTGCTCTTCACACTCAGGCCGACGTACCTTCATTACAACGGCAGCGCGATTACTGCCAAAAATCAACGGATCCCTGCGAGATATTCAAGAATTGGCTGGGCACAGATCGCTCAGCACGACCGAACGCTACATTCAAGGCGACCGCATGATCCAGCGGCAACTGGTCAACCTAATCTAA
- a CDS encoding DUF3768 domain-containing protein: protein MTGIEHMTHVQRTSLIREQNDQFRKDFKGGHLLLSIGVAEMAKGAEASLLHTLAEFNDFSEGNDPYGEHDFGCLTWGGEAIFWKIDYYDLDMRNGSPDPADLDVTARALTIMLPCEY, encoded by the coding sequence ATGACCGGCATCGAACACATGACTCATGTCCAACGCACAAGCCTCATCCGCGAGCAGAACGACCAATTCCGAAAGGACTTCAAAGGGGGACACCTTTTGCTAAGCATTGGCGTCGCGGAAATGGCCAAAGGAGCTGAAGCAAGCCTGCTTCACACGCTAGCGGAATTCAATGACTTCAGCGAAGGCAACGACCCGTATGGCGAGCACGACTTTGGGTGTTTAACGTGGGGAGGCGAAGCGATCTTCTGGAAAATAGACTATTACGATTTAGATATGCGCAACGGTTCTCCCGATCCTGCGGACTTGGATGTCACGGCCCGAGCGCTGACCATTATGTTGCCGTGCGAATACTGA
- a CDS encoding DUF1214 domain-containing protein: MAAIGIVKGQPFNPDARMKKLLSEAATIGNATARAITYQPRIDGVFIYPDTNSVWTTAYANKNTTFEANGAMGLDARVLFYFNATGVTQAMAATTVGQGSDYALAYLDANKKPLDGSKTYKLSLPPNVPVNNFWAVTLYDTQTRSLLQTGQKFPTIGSQTKGMTKNADGSYDVYFAPEAPEGKEGNWLQTVPSKSWFTILRMYGPLEPWINKTWRPGEIALVE, translated from the coding sequence TTGGCCGCAATTGGCATTGTAAAGGGTCAGCCCTTCAACCCCGATGCGCGAATGAAGAAGCTGTTGAGCGAGGCAGCAACAATCGGAAACGCGACGGCACGGGCCATCACCTACCAGCCACGTATCGATGGCGTGTTCATTTATCCCGATACGAACAGCGTCTGGACTACCGCCTACGCGAACAAAAACACGACCTTCGAGGCCAACGGCGCGATGGGTCTTGATGCACGAGTTTTGTTTTACTTCAATGCGACCGGTGTAACGCAGGCGATGGCGGCCACGACTGTAGGTCAGGGGTCCGACTATGCCCTTGCCTATCTCGATGCCAATAAGAAGCCACTTGATGGGTCCAAGACGTACAAGCTGAGCCTGCCGCCAAATGTGCCCGTCAACAATTTCTGGGCTGTCACGCTATACGACACACAGACGCGCTCCTTGCTTCAAACCGGGCAGAAATTCCCGACCATCGGCAGCCAGACCAAGGGCATGACCAAGAACGCCGACGGGTCTTATGACGTGTACTTCGCGCCCGAGGCACCCGAGGGCAAGGAGGGAAACTGGCTTCAGACCGTCCCGAGTAAGAGCTGGTTCACGATCCTGCGGATGTACGGCCCGCTGGAGCCCTGGATCAACAAGACCTGGCGGCCCGGTGAGATCGCATTAGTTGAGTAG
- a CDS encoding bacterioferritin: MSDSETMNYLQKALHMELTAAHQYQLHSHVLDDWGLDKLAAQMRVEMQEELGHSDLYIARIMFFNGKPDLDFYKKPVQAESLVDMFKSDLADEEEAIQFYTLAAQHAMKVGDIGSRTLFEQIVLDEEGHKSWLELQLSLIERLGEKSFSAKYVSGAASAE, encoded by the coding sequence ATGTCCGACAGCGAAACAATGAATTACCTACAAAAAGCACTGCATATGGAATTGACAGCCGCTCACCAGTATCAGCTACATTCCCATGTTCTTGATGATTGGGGCTTAGATAAACTTGCAGCCCAGATGCGGGTGGAAATGCAAGAAGAGTTGGGACACTCTGACTTGTATATTGCAAGAATTATGTTCTTCAACGGAAAGCCTGATTTAGACTTTTATAAGAAACCTGTTCAAGCCGAATCCCTTGTGGATATGTTCAAATCTGATTTGGCCGACGAGGAAGAAGCAATTCAATTTTACACCCTTGCTGCCCAACATGCGATGAAAGTAGGTGACATTGGTTCTCGGACCCTCTTCGAACAGATTGTACTTGATGAAGAGGGTCACAAAAGCTGGCTTGAGCTTCAACTTAGCCTAATTGAGCGTCTCGGTGAAAAATCATTTAGCGCAAAATATGTTTCAGGTGCAGCCTCTGCAGAATAG
- a CDS encoding MFS transporter translates to MSRVERLSLYVALTALTAFAIDGVLPAMLMIESAFDAESSFSGAQIITAFVLGMAVGELVIGPISDALGRRSAVIAGLVVFIIGTMVAATAENFAAVIAGRLLQGIGVAGPKIGTRAMIRDRYEGAEMAKIMSVIFTLLILVPMIAPALGALIAAVAGWRGVFWSYLTLAVGLGAWLWLRHPETLPDEKRVPLNPRKLWQNIRKILVRNDVIPIVIATGFVFGAQLTYFAVAANLFGVVYGVSAMMPVFFALLATGTAFALMMNVWLVGRTGMEAPIFAGLLVLGLSGAGLLIAAVLYAGHPPLAILLGLTWFGFFALGLLFGNLNAFAMRPLGDLAGLGASIIASGSSLVAFAFASAIETAFVAPVWALAWAFTLAAPLSTFFILLAIPAGSRKQFFQTIRSWM, encoded by the coding sequence ATGAGCCGTGTTGAACGTCTTTCTCTCTATGTCGCGTTGACCGCACTGACTGCTTTCGCGATCGATGGCGTGCTACCGGCAATGCTTATGATAGAAAGTGCTTTTGACGCAGAATCGTCGTTCTCAGGCGCGCAAATTATTACAGCCTTTGTCTTAGGTATGGCCGTCGGAGAATTAGTAATTGGCCCAATTAGTGATGCCTTGGGGCGCCGCTCTGCCGTGATTGCAGGGCTTGTAGTGTTCATTATTGGCACAATGGTCGCCGCCACGGCAGAAAACTTTGCGGCGGTAATCGCGGGGAGGTTGCTTCAGGGTATAGGCGTCGCCGGGCCGAAAATCGGGACACGTGCGATGATCCGGGACCGATATGAAGGCGCTGAAATGGCCAAAATCATGTCGGTTATTTTCACCTTGCTCATCCTTGTGCCGATGATTGCACCTGCGTTGGGTGCGCTGATCGCTGCGGTCGCTGGATGGCGGGGTGTGTTCTGGTCGTATCTAACATTGGCGGTAGGGTTGGGCGCATGGCTGTGGCTTCGGCATCCCGAGACGCTGCCTGACGAGAAGCGCGTCCCCCTAAATCCACGTAAGCTGTGGCAAAATATCCGGAAGATTCTGGTTCGCAACGACGTGATACCGATTGTCATAGCAACCGGTTTCGTCTTCGGTGCACAGCTTACCTATTTTGCTGTGGCTGCAAACCTTTTTGGCGTGGTTTATGGTGTCTCAGCAATGATGCCCGTGTTTTTTGCACTTCTGGCAACGGGAACAGCATTCGCTCTTATGATGAACGTTTGGCTGGTTGGGCGCACGGGCATGGAGGCTCCGATTTTCGCAGGCCTATTGGTGTTGGGACTGTCGGGCGCAGGGCTTTTGATTGCCGCCGTACTTTACGCGGGTCATCCCCCGCTGGCCATTCTGCTTGGCTTAACTTGGTTTGGCTTCTTTGCTCTCGGTCTTTTGTTTGGCAACCTCAATGCGTTTGCGATGCGCCCGCTTGGTGACTTGGCGGGGCTGGGGGCGTCCATCATTGCATCAGGGTCTAGTCTGGTGGCTTTTGCCTTTGCATCAGCTATAGAAACGGCCTTTGTCGCTCCGGTTTGGGCCCTCGCGTGGGCGTTTACCCTTGCCGCACCACTGTCGACGTTCTTCATCTTACTCGCAATACCGGCTGGGTCTAGAAAGCAGTTTTTTCAAACTATCCGCAGTTGGATGTGA